The DNA region tagttatcattatagtaggtaggtatcattatagtaggtaggtgtcattatagtaggtaggtgtcattatagtaggtagttatcattatagtaggtagttatcattatagtaggtaggtgtcattatagtaggtagttatcattatagtaggtagttatggctattatagggcgaggaggaaaaaacgagagcgtaaaagcgaaaattggccggacaagtggatcatcaggagggacaagtagattttgctccattttagtcccgtggacaagtagttttttataaaatttccacacccctgataatGTCAATACTGGGGGCTCAGTATAGAACCccttctgtatacagtgatgcgTATATACCATGGACAGAGACCACCATGCGAATCACAAACACAAGAGAGGCAGGAGAGGATGATGGGATATTTTAATCCCTAGACTGGGGTCACAGACACACATCTCACACAGTGCGGATATCACATAGCGACActtttattcagtcactatacacTGGAGAGGGGTGACACATGGCATGCACGGCCTCTCACGGGGGCACACAGCTTATGTATTTATGGGATCGGAGCAAGCGGCCGGATACATGGGGAGGGGCAGTTAGTTTTGTCCCTCCAGGTTATTGTATGGGGCTGCTCTAATGGATCAGACCAGTCTGGTACTAGATAGGTCATGGATCCTGAAAGAGACCATCAGGGAGGAATGAGCTGTCACTTGCGGATCTGGAAGCTGCCGTGTTCCAGATGTTGGATCTTCTTTTCATTGTGGAATTGGGCCCTTGTGATTCTGGACTTTGGGCTCCCTGTTTCCTGCAGCCATTGCTGCATCTCCCGCACTTTGGTTACAGGGCCTTGTAAGTGACCCTTGACAGTTCCCATGTTCTGTATTCTGTACCCATCCGACCAGACCCAGACGAGTCCCCTCCGCCTGCAATGGGTAAACATAAAGACTGCGTCAACAGAGGTCCAGTCAGGAGGGGACCATCACTGCAGCGGCAGCCTGCTATCTGACTGGCTCCTTTACCTGGGTGTACTTGCGAAAGAAAACTCCTTGAACCTTCCCAAACACCTCAAAATCCTGAGAGATAAGAGAGTCAGCCTCTGTCATGGTGTTGGAGCCACCTGAAAAATCCTGGAAACAAGGGCCACCTGAAAATGGGACACAACAGACAATGGACCTGACACCTGGCTCCACACAGATAAACCGATACTTTCCAATGATAACCGAAATGGAGAACATATGCACAAGGATCAGCCCCGCTGGGCACACCATGTTGGGATGATACAATATGGAGGGCACTGCCAGATACAAAATACAAATAAACCAGTGACGCCTCCACCTCCAGTATAAACAAGTAATGGGAGGGCCACAGGTAcccacaatatccaacctatatccATTCTTATTAAACCACATGATATAAGGTCATCAAAAGATGAAGGACCATCTCAccatcatccacaaagaacaGATTGTTCACCTAACAGGGGTCCCCTCCTAACCGGGGTCACCAGACACAGGAAAACAAACAAATCAAGGATATCTCTGGAGAGATAAAATTCAAGGGAAATCAAAGCAATTCTCATAATTGTTTTATAGAGTTACACACCTGTACTATAAAAGCTGAAGCCTCAGAGTGATCCCAGTATATTGTCCTCCCCCAGAAGCTGTGCGGTgctgtctcctcctctgtgtgatcCCAGTATATTGTCCTCCCCCAGAAGCTGTGCGGTgctgtctcctcctctgtatgatcCCAGTATACTCTCCTCCCCCAGAAGCTGTGCGGTgctgtctcctcctctgtatgatcCCAGTATACTCTCCTCCCCCAGAAGCTGTGCGGTgctgtctcctcctctgtatgatcCCAGTATACTCTCCTCCCCCAGAAGCTGTGCGGTgctgtctcctcctctgtatgatcCCAGTATACTCTCCTCCCCCAGAAGCTGTGCGGTgctgtctcctcctctgtatgatcCCAGTATACTCTCCTCCCCCAGAAGCTGTGCGGTgctgtctcctcctctgtatgatcccagtatactgtcctcccccagaagctgtgcggtgctgtctcctcctctgtatgatcCCAGTATACTCTCCTCCCCAGAAGCTGTGCGGTgctgtctcctcctctgtatgatcCCAGTATACTCTCCTCCCCCAGAAGCTGTGCGGTGCTGTCTCCTCCTCTGTAGATCCCAGTATACTGTCCTCCCCCAGAAGCTGTGCGGTgctgtctcctcctctgtatgatcCCAGTATATTGTCCTCCCCCAGAAGCTGTGCGGTgctgtctcctcctctgtatgatcCCAGTATACTCTCCTCCCCCAGAAGCTGTGCGGTgctgtctcctcctctgtatgatcCCAGTATACTGTCCTCCCCAGAAGCTGTGCGGTgctgtctcctcctctgtgtgatcCCAGTATACTCTCCTCCCCCAGAAGCTGTGCGGTGCTGTCTCCTCCTCTGTGATCCCAGTATACTGTCCTCCCCCAGAAGCTGTGCGGTgctgtctcctcctctgtgtgatcCCAGTATATTGTCCTCCCCAGAAGCTGTGCGGTgctgtctcctcctctgtgtgatcccagtatactgtcctcccccagaagctgtgcggtgctgtctcctcctctgtatgatcCCAGTATACTCTCCTCCCCAGAAGCTGTGCGGTgctgtctcctcctctgtatgatcccagtatactgtcctcccccagaagctgtggcggtgctgtctcctcctctgtatgatcCCAGTATACCTGCCTCCCCCAGAAGCTGTGCGGTgctgtctcctcctctgtatgatcCCAGTATACTGTCCTCCCCCAGAAGCTGTGCGGTGCTGTCTCCTCCTCTGTAGATCCCAGTATACTGTCCTC from Hyla sarda isolate aHylSar1 unplaced genomic scaffold, aHylSar1.hap1 scaffold_3299, whole genome shotgun sequence includes:
- the ACYP1 gene encoding LOW QUALITY PROTEIN: acylphosphatase-1 (The sequence of the model RefSeq protein was modified relative to this genomic sequence to represent the inferred CDS: deleted 1 base in 1 codon), with product MTEADSLISQDFEVFGKVQGVFFRKYTQAEGTRLGLVGWVQNTEHGTVKGHLQGPVTKVREMQQWLQETGSPKSRITRAQFHNEKKIQHLEHGSFQIRK